From the Desulfovibrio sp. JY genome, one window contains:
- a CDS encoding chemotaxis protein CheW — MEENAASASRRYLTLTLGQGSCFAIDIFAVREILDFTDITRVPHMPPAMCGMVDVRGEAVPVMDLGQRLGLGPVEQTINTRIVIMEQATQGKIRLIGGLTESVKEVLELDAANIVPPPAMGMAADTACVQGISRHGDQFVIVLDTQRLFSLDEARQNDADAA; from the coding sequence ATGGAAGAAAACGCCGCATCGGCGAGCAGGCGCTATCTGACCCTGACCCTTGGCCAGGGCTCCTGCTTCGCCATCGATATCTTCGCGGTCCGGGAAATCCTGGATTTCACCGACATCACCCGCGTGCCGCACATGCCGCCGGCCATGTGCGGCATGGTCGACGTGCGGGGCGAGGCCGTGCCCGTGATGGATCTCGGCCAACGGCTGGGGCTCGGGCCGGTGGAACAAACCATCAACACGCGCATCGTCATCATGGAACAGGCCACGCAGGGGAAGATACGCCTCATCGGCGGACTGACGGAATCGGTCAAGGAAGTGCTGGAACTCGACGCCGCGAACATCGTCCCGCCCCCAGCCATGGGCATGGCGGCGGACACCGCCTGCGTCCAGGGCATCAGCCGGCACGGCGACCAGTTCGTCATCGTGCTCGATACGCAGCGGCTGTTCAGCCTTGACGAGGCCCGGCAGAACGACGCCGACGCCGCGTAA
- a CDS encoding glycosyltransferase, whose protein sequence is MSVIVPAYNAAATLADTLDALSRQTVDAGRVEVIVVDDGSTDATAAVAAARGAMVVRQENQGPAAARNAGALRATGDILVFTDADCTPFPDFLAQLTRPFDDPAVSGVQGAYRTRQTGLVARFAQLEFEDRYRFAAKFPCLDLVATYAAAFRREVFVAQGGFDTSFPVADNEDTEFSYRLCRAGHRLVFAPRAMTWHRHPASLPGYLRIKARRAYWRLAACRAHPQKMLRDGYTPGLLRIQTALAGLCGLGIALWPFAASGGALALAAGLALVASSAPFTRLAARRDAPVAVVAPGIVCARAFAFALGGGLAVLSRLTGRTFCGKKAGGRTCG, encoded by the coding sequence ATTTCCGTCATCGTGCCGGCCTACAACGCGGCGGCGACCCTGGCGGACACCCTGGACGCCTTGTCCCGCCAGACCGTGGACGCAGGGCGGGTGGAAGTGATCGTCGTGGACGACGGTTCCACCGACGCCACGGCGGCCGTTGCCGCCGCCCGGGGGGCCATGGTCGTGCGCCAAGAAAACCAGGGACCGGCCGCGGCCCGCAATGCCGGGGCGCTGCGGGCCACGGGCGACATCCTGGTTTTCACCGACGCCGATTGCACGCCGTTTCCCGATTTTCTGGCCCAGCTGACCCGGCCTTTCGACGATCCGGCCGTCTCCGGCGTCCAGGGGGCCTACCGCACCCGGCAGACGGGGCTTGTTGCCCGGTTCGCCCAGCTCGAATTCGAGGATCGTTACCGGTTCGCCGCGAAATTTCCCTGTCTCGACCTGGTCGCCACCTACGCCGCCGCCTTCCGGCGCGAGGTGTTCGTCGCCCAGGGCGGCTTCGACACGTCCTTTCCCGTGGCCGACAACGAGGACACGGAATTTTCCTACCGCCTGTGCCGGGCCGGCCACCGGCTGGTCTTCGCTCCCCGGGCCATGACCTGGCACCGCCATCCGGCCAGTCTGCCTGGCTATCTGCGCATCAAGGCCCGCCGGGCCTACTGGCGTCTGGCCGCCTGCCGGGCCCATCCGCAAAAAATGCTGCGCGACGGCTACACGCCGGGGCTCCTTCGCATCCAGACGGCGCTGGCCGGCCTGTGCGGCCTGGGCATTGCGCTGTGGCCGTTTGCGGCGTCCGGGGGCGCGCTGGCCCTGGCGGCGGGTTTGGCGCTCGTCGCCTCGTCCGCGCCGTTTACCCGGCTGGCGGCCCGGCGGGACGCGCCCGTGGCCGTCGTCGCTCCGGGCATCGTCTGCGCCAGGGCCTTCGCCTTTGCCCTGGGCGGCGGGCTGGCCGTCCTTTCCCGGCTGACCGGCCGGACATTTTGCGGCAAAAAGGCAGGTGGCCGGACATGCGGGTAG
- a CDS encoding MCP four helix bundle domain-containing protein yields MQWFHNMRVGPKLIGSFILMSLIVMAVGLLGLHNMGLISDMTDTLYERELLGVAAIQEANVNLVYADRATKNLILSTSREERGKLIQRIDHYKKKFAEQIATARPLFVSQEGQAMLTRLEQAWQSVVPIWDQIVSATKSEDLEANRASVALSMGAGRDRTRALDDLIEEVVRHKEDNAKSYAREAADLYKQSRTMLTLVIAVAVLVGMALGWSISRGIAGPLAACVDFAKGLARGDLTHKLTFERADEVGQVCQALREVAKAESEVTAVAGSMAQGDLRIAVAKRSPADTLMESLDAMIKRLTLVVEEVQSGAENMASGAEELSASSESLSQGASEQAASVEESSSSMEEISGSIMRNADNARQTEALASKAGQDAKESGQAMAETVAAMRQIATKISIIEEIARQTDLLALNAAVEAARAGEHGRGFAVVASEVRKLAERSQAAAAEINGLSASSLDVAERAGRLLEKLVPDILKTSDLVQEIAAASNEQSAGAEQVNKGLQQLDQVVQQNASASEELASTAEELSSQAEQLVSTVGFFQVAGQDGRTTGVAGEKKRRAGVGGNGHKPGLNLKKRPLPDPAPIPQAPGEADEALFERF; encoded by the coding sequence ATGCAATGGTTTCATAACATGCGTGTGGGGCCGAAGTTGATTGGTTCCTTCATCCTGATGTCTCTGATCGTCATGGCGGTCGGCCTGCTGGGTCTGCACAACATGGGGCTTATCAGCGACATGACGGACACGCTCTACGAGCGGGAACTGCTGGGCGTCGCGGCCATCCAGGAAGCCAATGTCAACCTTGTCTACGCCGATCGGGCCACAAAGAACCTTATCTTGTCCACCTCCCGCGAGGAGCGCGGCAAGCTCATCCAGCGTATCGACCATTACAAGAAAAAATTTGCGGAACAGATCGCCACTGCCCGGCCGCTCTTCGTCTCCCAGGAAGGCCAGGCCATGCTGACCCGCCTCGAGCAGGCCTGGCAATCCGTGGTGCCGATCTGGGACCAGATCGTGAGCGCCACCAAGAGCGAGGATCTCGAGGCAAACCGGGCCTCGGTGGCCTTGTCCATGGGAGCCGGCCGCGACAGGACCCGGGCCCTGGACGACCTCATCGAGGAAGTCGTCCGGCATAAGGAAGACAACGCCAAGAGCTACGCCCGGGAAGCGGCGGATCTGTACAAGCAAAGCCGCACCATGCTGACCCTTGTCATCGCCGTGGCCGTGCTGGTCGGCATGGCCCTCGGCTGGAGCATTTCCCGGGGCATCGCCGGACCGCTCGCGGCCTGCGTGGATTTCGCCAAGGGGCTCGCCCGGGGCGACCTGACCCACAAACTCACCTTCGAGCGGGCCGACGAAGTGGGACAGGTCTGCCAGGCCCTGCGCGAAGTGGCCAAGGCCGAAAGCGAGGTGACGGCGGTCGCCGGCAGCATGGCCCAGGGCGACCTGCGGATCGCCGTGGCGAAACGGAGCCCGGCCGACACGCTCATGGAATCCCTGGACGCCATGATCAAGCGCCTGACCCTGGTCGTGGAAGAAGTCCAAAGCGGCGCCGAGAACATGGCCTCCGGGGCCGAGGAATTGAGCGCTTCGTCCGAATCCCTGTCCCAGGGGGCCTCGGAACAGGCCGCGTCCGTTGAGGAAAGCTCCTCCTCCATGGAGGAGATCAGCGGCTCCATCATGCGCAACGCCGACAACGCCCGCCAGACCGAAGCCCTGGCGAGCAAGGCCGGCCAGGACGCCAAGGAGTCCGGACAGGCCATGGCCGAAACCGTGGCGGCCATGCGCCAGATCGCCACCAAGATTTCCATCATCGAGGAAATCGCCCGCCAGACCGACTTGCTCGCCTTAAACGCCGCCGTGGAAGCGGCCCGGGCCGGCGAACACGGCCGGGGCTTCGCCGTGGTGGCCTCCGAGGTCAGGAAGCTGGCCGAACGCAGCCAGGCCGCGGCGGCGGAAATCAACGGCCTGTCGGCCTCGAGCCTGGACGTGGCCGAACGGGCCGGCCGGCTTCTGGAAAAGCTCGTGCCCGATATCCTCAAGACCTCCGACCTGGTGCAGGAAATCGCCGCGGCTTCCAACGAGCAGAGCGCCGGCGCGGAACAGGTCAACAAGGGGCTGCAACAGCTCGATCAGGTCGTGCAGCAAAACGCCTCGGCCTCCGAGGAGCTGGCCTCCACCGCCGAGGAGCTCTCCTCGCAAGCCGAACAGCTCGTCAGCACGGTGGGCTTTTTCCAGGTCGCCGGCCAGGATGGGCGCACGACGGGCGTAGCGGGCGAAAAGAAGCGCCGGGCCGGCGTTGGCGGCAACGGCCATAAACCTGGTCTGAATCTGAAGAAAAGGCCCCTGCCCGATCCGGCGCCGATCCCACAAGCGCCCGGCGAGGCGGACGAGGCCCTGTTCGAACGCTTCTAG
- a CDS encoding DUF362 domain-containing protein, with translation MARPRVALASRPVPESPSDYTAKSLAVVAVLVAEAVGACCDLPGMVRGRRVLVKPNLVRPDPRNPCAIVTDERVILALVRLLRDAGAAKVLVGDNPGYGLSLERALSCLSDFTKAVAACGGEVVHFDRDAPVVVANPDAFLFDPVLVPRPVVEADVLINVPKMKTHVHTLVTLGIKNLYGLVCDEQRMFCHRNDISAKVVDILRVVRPALTVLDGLWAVQGQAPLSGAAVPDMNVIAAGTDVCAVDTVAADLMGIGAGEVAMLRLARQEGLGETDLAAIEVVGADPDMLRRVFTRPVIGCAGAYAAVRVLEGGACFGCLSALRHSLDKLASEGAFAGREPVTLYVGVPMPERRNLRNVKGEPWCFGACAAPLVYDTRHNTGLAHFIPGCPPHILDFYKAYNVAGGKLF, from the coding sequence ATGGCGCGCCCTCGTGTCGCCCTAGCCTCGCGTCCGGTGCCCGAAAGCCCAAGCGACTACACGGCCAAAAGTCTGGCGGTCGTGGCCGTGCTGGTGGCCGAAGCCGTCGGGGCCTGCTGCGATCTGCCGGGGATGGTCCGGGGCAGGCGCGTGCTGGTCAAGCCCAATCTGGTGCGCCCCGATCCCCGCAATCCCTGCGCCATCGTGACGGACGAGCGGGTCATCCTGGCCCTGGTGCGCCTGCTGCGCGACGCCGGGGCGGCCAAGGTGCTGGTCGGCGACAACCCGGGCTACGGCCTGTCCCTGGAGCGGGCCCTGTCCTGCCTTTCCGATTTCACCAAGGCGGTTGCCGCCTGCGGCGGGGAAGTGGTCCATTTCGACCGCGACGCGCCCGTGGTCGTGGCCAATCCCGACGCCTTTCTCTTCGATCCGGTGCTTGTGCCGCGCCCCGTGGTCGAGGCCGACGTGCTTATAAACGTGCCCAAGATGAAGACCCACGTGCACACGCTGGTCACCCTCGGCATCAAGAATCTCTACGGCCTGGTGTGCGACGAGCAGCGCATGTTCTGCCACCGCAACGACATAAGTGCCAAGGTGGTGGATATCCTGCGCGTGGTCCGACCGGCGCTTACCGTGCTCGACGGCTTGTGGGCGGTGCAGGGCCAGGCCCCGCTGTCCGGGGCGGCGGTGCCGGACATGAACGTGATCGCGGCCGGAACGGATGTGTGCGCCGTGGATACCGTGGCGGCCGACCTCATGGGCATCGGCGCGGGCGAGGTGGCCATGCTGCGCCTGGCCCGGCAGGAGGGCCTGGGCGAGACCGACCTTGCCGCCATCGAGGTGGTGGGGGCCGATCCGGACATGCTGCGGCGCGTTTTCACGCGGCCGGTCATCGGCTGCGCCGGGGCCTACGCTGCGGTGCGGGTGCTGGAGGGCGGGGCCTGTTTCGGCTGTCTGTCGGCCCTGCGCCATTCCCTGGACAAGCTGGCCAGCGAAGGCGCGTTCGCCGGGCGCGAGCCGGTGACGCTCTATGTCGGCGTGCCCATGCCCGAACGCCGCAACCTGCGCAACGTCAAGGGCGAACCGTGGTGCTTCGGGGCCTGCGCCGCGCCGCTTGTCTACGACACCCGCCACAACACGGGACTCGCCCACTTTATTCCCGGCTGCCCGCCGCATATTTTGGACTTTTACAAGGCGTATAACGTCGCTGGGGGAAAACTTTTCTGA
- a CDS encoding acyl--CoA ligase, with product MSENKPSPARSRVSAPLGTLRGGLYALARRNAEAAPDGASILCGTTVVRHGELAERAARLAAALAERGLGKGGRLAVLSRKTPAAITAFLAAAACGGVFFPLDPNQPPPVLRAVLDRLAPALVCVAAEFLPLLENLTGGKPPFALVVMDRGEAAGNAVPPGLSDFEALCAGPFPAALPEVGPDDPVYLNFTSGTTGAPKGAVTTLGNLIANTEASVAAFALTAEDVHLCLMPAFVHPHETLMRPLFLGGPLVLCDRVAAKAVAGACTRHKVTALMAVAAIYETLLRLPAGSGNPLATVRVAESGGMHVPSALASGLLARFSLSILPVWGSTETTGVGLANRPGEAHAACRLGRPVPGYLARVVREDGSEAECGEPGELVVSGPGVCPGYFGEEARPEFRLFGGRFRTGDIVRREPDGAFYFAGRQSMLLKVGGMKVFPVEIEEALRTHPDVAECIVIPEADVLRGEVAKAVVVPRAGTELSPAGLRHYLVGRLHRMKMPRVIEVREALPRTPGGKIAWRALVSP from the coding sequence ATGTCCGAGAACAAGCCATCCCCGGCGCGCAGCCGGGTGTCCGCCCCCCTGGGGACGCTTCGCGGGGGGCTTTACGCCCTGGCCCGCCGCAACGCCGAGGCCGCTCCCGACGGCGCGTCCATCCTCTGCGGGACCACGGTCGTGCGCCACGGCGAACTGGCCGAGCGCGCGGCCCGGCTGGCGGCTGCCCTGGCCGAGCGCGGCCTGGGCAAGGGCGGGCGTCTGGCCGTGCTGTCCCGCAAGACCCCGGCGGCCATCACCGCGTTTCTCGCCGCAGCCGCCTGTGGCGGCGTCTTTTTCCCCCTGGACCCCAACCAGCCGCCGCCGGTCCTGCGCGCCGTGCTCGACCGGCTGGCTCCGGCCTTGGTCTGCGTCGCGGCCGAATTCTTGCCCCTGCTCGAAAACCTGACCGGCGGCAAGCCGCCCTTTGCCCTGGTCGTCATGGACAGGGGCGAGGCGGCCGGGAACGCCGTTCCCCCCGGGCTGTCGGATTTCGAGGCGCTGTGCGCCGGGCCGTTCCCGGCCGCCCTGCCCGAAGTCGGGCCGGACGACCCGGTCTATTTGAACTTCACCTCCGGCACCACGGGCGCGCCCAAGGGGGCCGTGACCACGCTCGGCAACCTGATCGCCAACACCGAGGCTTCGGTGGCCGCCTTCGCGCTCACGGCCGAGGATGTGCATCTGTGCCTGATGCCGGCGTTCGTCCATCCCCACGAGACGCTCATGCGGCCGCTTTTTCTCGGCGGCCCGCTCGTCCTGTGCGACCGGGTGGCGGCCAAGGCCGTGGCCGGGGCGTGTACGCGCCACAAGGTGACGGCGCTTATGGCCGTGGCCGCCATCTACGAAACCCTGCTGCGCCTGCCGGCGGGCTCGGGCAATCCCCTGGCCACGGTCCGGGTGGCCGAATCCGGCGGCATGCACGTGCCCTCCGCCCTGGCCTCCGGGCTTCTGGCGCGCTTTTCCCTGTCCATCCTGCCTGTTTGGGGCAGCACCGAAACCACGGGCGTGGGGCTCGCCAACCGGCCGGGCGAGGCCCATGCCGCCTGCCGGCTTGGGCGGCCGGTTCCCGGTTACCTGGCCCGGGTCGTGCGCGAGGACGGCTCCGAGGCCGAGTGCGGCGAACCCGGGGAACTGGTCGTATCCGGGCCGGGGGTGTGCCCCGGGTATTTCGGCGAGGAGGCGCGGCCGGAATTTCGCCTCTTTGGCGGGCGCTTTCGCACGGGCGACATCGTGCGCCGCGAGCCCGACGGCGCGTTTTATTTCGCCGGCCGCCAAAGCATGTTGCTCAAGGTCGGCGGCATGAAGGTCTTTCCGGTGGAGATCGAGGAGGCGCTTCGAACGCATCCGGACGTGGCCGAGTGCATCGTCATTCCCGAGGCCGACGTGCTGCGCGGCGAGGTGGCCAAAGCCGTGGTGGTGCCGCGCGCCGGGACCGAACTGTCCCCGGCCGGGCTGCGCCATTATCTTGTCGGCCGGCTGCACCGCATGAAGATGCCGCGCGTTATCGAAGTCCGCGAGGCGCTGCCCAGAACCCCAGGAGGAAAAATCGCATGGCGCGCCCTCGTGTCGCCCTAG
- a CDS encoding response regulator, with protein sequence MRMAVDSNVSASPPQDALKRRVATLEALVSSLRQRHQRSELFFERSVMGILLGDPEGNLLDANPRAQELLGYSHEELRATNIRDIIHPDDLRLVSSQAGPLAALAGLPFSVERRYRRKDGTWLPVQVDFSPLDDTGRVFQIMLQDITARRAAEEAKNAALAQARSASQAKSAFLANMSHEIRTPLNGVMGMLQLLLATPHSPEQDEYLHTAMDAAAALLRLLSDILDFSSLDAGTMTLSDELFTVGDVLDPIIASFTHEAAIKGLEFSSHVAPAIPAHLCGDPARLRQILYNLTGNAIKYTTFGKVELDVTPLPQPDAAGLAMLEFAVRDTGIGIPAAKLAHVLDAFAQADASVTRTYGGQGLGLTIVRALAERMGGRILLSSQVGKGTEVRVRLPFVLPPGEASPAPAFAKPCLIGRRVLVVEDEAINRLTMRAMLQRLGCEAVMAENGREGLARLAREDFDCVLMDVRMPLLDGLSATRAVRDGSAGARNPAVPILALTAQALTGDREQALAAGVDGYVVKPVDLDALARAMDAVIPECRGEA encoded by the coding sequence ATGCGCATGGCCGTCGACAGCAACGTATCCGCGTCCCCCCCGCAGGACGCCCTCAAACGCCGGGTAGCAACCCTCGAGGCCCTGGTATCCAGCCTGCGCCAACGACACCAGCGGTCCGAACTCTTCTTCGAACGTTCCGTCATGGGCATCCTGCTCGGCGATCCCGAGGGGAATCTGCTCGACGCCAATCCCCGGGCCCAGGAACTGCTGGGGTATAGCCACGAGGAACTCCGCGCCACCAACATCCGGGACATCATCCATCCCGACGACCTGCGCCTGGTTTCCTCCCAGGCCGGTCCCCTGGCCGCCCTGGCCGGCCTGCCCTTTTCCGTCGAGCGCCGCTACCGCCGCAAGGACGGCACCTGGCTGCCGGTCCAGGTCGATTTCAGTCCCCTGGACGACACCGGCCGGGTTTTCCAGATCATGCTCCAGGACATCACCGCCCGCCGGGCCGCCGAGGAGGCCAAAAACGCGGCCCTGGCCCAGGCCCGCAGCGCCAGCCAGGCCAAATCCGCCTTTCTGGCCAACATGAGCCATGAAATCCGCACGCCCTTAAACGGCGTCATGGGCATGCTCCAGCTGCTGCTCGCCACCCCCCATTCGCCGGAACAAGACGAATATCTGCACACGGCCATGGACGCGGCCGCCGCCCTGCTGCGCCTTCTCTCCGACATCCTCGACTTCTCCAGCCTGGACGCCGGCACCATGACCCTGTCCGACGAGCTTTTCACCGTGGGCGACGTCCTCGACCCGATCATCGCCTCCTTCACCCACGAGGCCGCCATCAAAGGGCTGGAATTTTCCAGCCACGTGGCCCCGGCAATCCCGGCCCACCTGTGCGGCGATCCGGCCCGGCTGCGCCAGATCCTCTACAACCTCACCGGAAACGCCATCAAATACACCACGTTCGGCAAGGTGGAACTGGACGTGACCCCGCTGCCCCAGCCTGATGCCGCGGGCCTGGCCATGCTCGAATTCGCCGTGCGGGACACCGGCATCGGCATCCCCGCCGCCAAACTGGCCCACGTGCTCGACGCCTTCGCCCAGGCCGACGCCTCGGTGACCCGTACCTACGGCGGGCAGGGGCTGGGCCTGACCATCGTCCGGGCACTGGCCGAGCGCATGGGCGGCCGCATTCTGCTGTCCAGCCAGGTGGGAAAAGGCACGGAGGTGCGGGTGCGCCTGCCCTTCGTGCTGCCGCCGGGAGAGGCCAGCCCGGCCCCGGCTTTCGCCAAGCCCTGCCTCATCGGCCGCCGGGTCCTGGTGGTGGAGGACGAAGCCATCAACCGGCTGACCATGCGGGCCATGCTGCAACGGCTCGGCTGCGAGGCGGTCATGGCGGAAAACGGCCGGGAAGGCCTGGCCAGACTGGCCCGGGAAGATTTCGATTGCGTGCTGATGGATGTGCGGATGCCGCTTCTGGACGGGCTTTCCGCCACCCGGGCCGTGCGGGACGGCTCGGCCGGGGCGCGCAATCCGGCGGTGCCCATTTTGGCCCTTACTGCCCAGGCCCTGACCGGGGACCGGGAACAGGCGCTGGCCGCCGGGGTCGACGGCTACGTGGTCAAGCCCGTGGACCTGGACGCGCTGGCCCGGGCCATGGACGCGGTCATTCCCGAATGCCGGGGCGAGGCGTAA
- a CDS encoding phosphoadenosine phosphosulfate reductase family protein has translation MDEIQREARWALSLDGKIALSKDIVAGAIGRFGPDFRLAWTGAKDSTLVLWITRQVCAERGLAMPRVVTINEGDPFDEVVAFQKRLVEAWGLDLTVVANDDVLSRKPRIGDVVPVAALSEDSRAELARTGFTGEAFPFDPESPLGNQLMKVAPLNAFLRREGVAALGTAIRWDEHPARAHEDYESPREDPPHTRIHPILHMLERDVWDITRGNDIPFCELYRQGYRSLGTKTGTVRQSDLPAWEQDLTDRSGERAGRDQEKEEAMEQLRALGYM, from the coding sequence ATGGACGAAATACAACGCGAGGCCCGCTGGGCCTTGTCCCTGGACGGGAAAATAGCGCTGTCCAAAGACATCGTCGCCGGGGCCATCGGCCGGTTCGGACCGGATTTCCGGCTGGCCTGGACCGGGGCCAAGGACAGCACGCTGGTGCTTTGGATCACGCGGCAGGTCTGCGCCGAACGGGGGCTTGCCATGCCCCGGGTGGTGACCATCAACGAAGGCGACCCCTTTGACGAGGTCGTGGCGTTTCAAAAGCGCCTGGTCGAGGCCTGGGGACTGGATCTGACCGTCGTCGCCAACGACGACGTCCTGTCGCGCAAGCCGCGTATCGGGGACGTCGTTCCCGTGGCCGCGCTGTCCGAGGACAGCCGGGCGGAACTGGCCCGTACGGGGTTTACCGGCGAGGCCTTTCCCTTCGATCCGGAATCGCCCCTCGGCAACCAGCTGATGAAGGTCGCGCCCTTAAACGCCTTTTTGCGCCGGGAGGGCGTGGCGGCGCTCGGCACGGCCATCCGCTGGGACGAACACCCGGCCCGGGCCCACGAGGACTACGAAAGCCCGCGCGAAGACCCGCCGCATACGCGCATCCACCCCATCCTGCACATGCTCGAGCGCGACGTGTGGGACATCACGCGCGGCAATGACATCCCCTTCTGCGAGCTCTACCGGCAAGGCTACCGCAGCCTCGGCACCAAGACCGGCACCGTGCGCCAAAGCGATCTGCCGGCCTGGGAGCAGGATCTCACCGACCGCTCCGGGGAGCGGGCCGGCCGGGATCAGGAAAAGGAAGAGGCCATGGAGCAGCTGCGCGCCCTGGGCTACATGTAG
- a CDS encoding glycosyltransferase family 4 protein: MRVGLDLHGLSDLMQGSRTYIANLAARLPFAAPDIDFVYYVADPQGPAARALAPGASNVVLRPIPPGRFGRLVRPFPARAAREVDVLHCQYVGPLVGGPPTVLTVHDILHESLPQYFPRGLGSLMRLLYPGSARRAGMVLTVSEFSRREIVSRYRVPGDRVAFAFNGVGEGFFPVTDPARLAAVRRRLGLPEGPYLLYLGRIEPRKNLPGLVAAYRILRREMGPAAPFLVLAGGRDRLFAAFHEAIRRDGGGEGIVFTGSVPQEDLPALYSGAAAFAYPSFGEGFGLPVAEAMACGAPVVASTAASVPEVAGDAALLVDPSDTEGLAAALGRVLTDAALAAMLRQKGLDRARELTWDAAVSLAVAAYRRVGGGKDAVTPRPGIRE; this comes from the coding sequence ATGCGGGTAGGACTCGACCTGCATGGGCTTTCCGACCTCATGCAGGGCTCGCGCACCTATATTGCCAATCTGGCCGCCCGGCTGCCCTTTGCCGCGCCGGACATCGATTTTGTCTATTATGTCGCCGATCCCCAGGGGCCGGCCGCCCGGGCCCTGGCCCCGGGCGCGTCGAACGTCGTGTTGCGGCCCATTCCGCCGGGGCGCTTCGGTCGGCTGGTCCGGCCGTTTCCGGCCCGGGCGGCGCGCGAGGTGGACGTGCTGCACTGCCAGTACGTCGGCCCCCTGGTCGGCGGCCCGCCGACGGTGCTCACGGTGCACGACATCCTGCACGAATCCCTGCCCCAATACTTTCCCAGGGGACTCGGCTCGCTCATGCGGCTGCTCTATCCGGGCAGCGCCCGCCGGGCCGGGATGGTGCTGACCGTTTCGGAGTTCAGCCGCCGGGAGATCGTTTCGCGATACCGCGTGCCCGGGGACAGGGTGGCGTTTGCCTTTAACGGCGTTGGCGAAGGCTTTTTCCCCGTGACCGATCCGGCGCGCCTTGCCGCCGTGCGCCGGCGGCTCGGGCTCCCGGAAGGGCCGTACCTGCTCTATCTCGGGCGTATCGAGCCGCGCAAGAATCTGCCCGGACTCGTGGCCGCCTATCGCATCTTGCGTCGGGAGATGGGACCGGCCGCGCCGTTTCTGGTCCTGGCCGGCGGCCGGGACCGGCTTTTCGCCGCGTTTCACGAAGCCATACGTCGCGACGGGGGCGGGGAGGGCATCGTTTTCACCGGCTCCGTGCCGCAGGAGGATCTGCCCGCGCTTTACAGCGGTGCGGCGGCCTTTGCCTATCCGAGCTTTGGCGAGGGATTCGGCCTGCCCGTGGCCGAGGCCATGGCCTGCGGCGCGCCGGTGGTGGCGAGCACGGCCGCGTCCGTGCCCGAGGTGGCGGGGGACGCGGCCCTGCTGGTCGATCCGTCGGATACCGAAGGGTTGGCCGCCGCGCTTGGGCGCGTGCTGACGGACGCCGCGCTTGCCGCCATGCTGCGGCAAAAGGGGCTGGACCGGGCGCGGGAGCTCACCTGGGACGCGGCCGTTTCCCTGGCCGTTGCCGCCTACCGCCGGGTGGGCGGGGGAAAGGACGCGGTTACGCCTCGCCCCGGCATTCGGGAATGA
- a CDS encoding helix-turn-helix transcriptional regulator: MLRNVSCVKLVKRTSYTRRYECFRALLLSLRKEAGLRQTELAARLGYPQSYVSKYESGQRRIDMIELEAICHALGITLREFVERFEGN, encoded by the coding sequence ATATTACGCAACGTATCCTGTGTGAAACTCGTGAAGCGTACTAGTTACACGCGGCGCTACGAGTGTTTCCGCGCTCTTCTGCTTTCGCTCCGCAAGGAGGCCGGATTGCGCCAGACCGAGTTGGCCGCGCGCCTGGGATATCCGCAATCCTACGTGAGCAAGTACGAAAGCGGGCAGCGGCGCATCGACATGATCGAACTGGAGGCGATATGCCACGCCCTCGGGATAACGCTCAGGGAATTCGTGGAGCGGTTCGAAGGGAATTAG